From the genome of Palaemon carinicauda isolate YSFRI2023 chromosome 6, ASM3689809v2, whole genome shotgun sequence, one region includes:
- the LOC137642037 gene encoding uncharacterized protein translates to MRSAVLTFLFVVAIGMANAHPSPDKGVKSAGGDPSQRFFLPSLGGLASLFKPLGLGGLGGFGGGFNKYPPGGYGGYSGGLGGHSGGYGGYSGGYGGYSGGYGGYQGGHGGYSGGYGGYQGGYGGSSGGYGGYGGYGYGGNYYG, encoded by the coding sequence ATGCGTTCCGCCGTCCTTACTTTCCTCTTCGTCGTGGCCATTGGCATGGCCAACGCCCACCCGAGCCCGGACAAGGGAGTCAAATCAGCAGGAGGCGACCCAAGCCAGAGATTCTTCCTCCCGAGCTTGGGAGGCCTTGCCAGTCTCTTTAAGCCACTTGGCTTGGGAGGCTTGGGTGGCTTTGGAGGTGGTTTCAACAAGTACCCACCAGGAGGCTATGGCGGATACTCAGGTGGTTTGGGCGGACATTCAGGAGGCTATGGCGGGTACTCAGGAGGCTATGGAGGGTACTCAGGAGGCTATGGAGGGTACCAAGGAGGACATGGCGGGTACTCAGGAGGCTATGGAGGGTATCAAGGAGGATATGGTGGTTCCTCCGGAGGCTATGGTGGATACGGAGGTTACGGCTACGGAGGAAATTACTATGGCTGA
- the LOC137642038 gene encoding shematrin-like protein 2, which translates to MRSAVLTFFFVVAIGMANAHPTPDKGVQSAGGDPSQRFFLPNLGGLTSLFKPHGLGGLGGFGGGFNKYPPGGYGGYSGGFGGYPGGYGGYSGGYGGYPGVYGGYPGGYGGYGGYGYGGGFYG; encoded by the coding sequence ATGCGTTCCGCCGTCCTTACTTTCTTCTTCGTCGTAGCCATTGGCATGGCCAACGCCCACCCGACCCCGGACAAGGGAGTCCAGTCAGCAGGaggagacccaagccagagattcTTCCTCCCGAACTTGGGAGGTCTTACCAGTCTCTTTAAGCCACATGGCTTGGGAGGCTTGGGTGGCTTCGGAGGTGGTTTCAACAAGTACCCACCAGGAGGCTATGGCGGATACTCAGGTGGTTTTGGCGGATACCCAGGAGGCTATGGCGGGTACTCAGGAGGCTATGGTGGGTACCCAGGAGTCTATGGTGGGTACCCAGGTGGATATGGCGGATACGGAGGTTACGGCTACGGAGGAGGTTTCTATGGCTAA
- the LOC137642036 gene encoding uncharacterized protein, producing MHSAVLTFLFVVAIGMANAHPSPDKGVKSAGGDPSQRFFLPSLGGLASLFKPLGLGGLGGFGGGFNKYPPGGYGGYSGGLGGHSGGYGGYSGGYGGYQGGHGGYSGGYGGYQGGYGGSSGGYGGYGGYGYGGNYYG from the coding sequence ATGCATTCCGCCGTCCTTACTTTCCTCTTCGTCGTGGCCATTGGCATGGCCAACGCCCACCCGAGCCCGGACAAGGGAGTCAAATCAGCAGGaggagacccaagccagagattcTTCCTCCCGAGCTTGGGAGGCCTTGCCAGTCTCTTTAAGCCACTTGGCTTGGGAGGCTTGGGTGGCTTCGGAGGTGGTTTCAACAAGTACCCACCAGGAGGCTATGGCGGATACTCAGGTGGTTTGGGCGGACATTCAGGAGGCTATGGCGGGTACTCAGGAGGCTATGGAGGGTACCAAGGAGGACATGGCGGGTACTCAGGAGGCTATGGAGGGTATCAAGGAGGATATGGTGGTTCCTCCGGAGGCTATGGTGGATACGGAGGTTACGGCTACGGAGGAAATTACTATGGCTGA